From Desmodus rotundus isolate HL8 chromosome 12, HLdesRot8A.1, whole genome shotgun sequence, one genomic window encodes:
- the LOC112296705 gene encoding LOW QUALITY PROTEIN: putative CENPB DNA-binding domain-containing protein 1 (The sequence of the model RefSeq protein was modified relative to this genomic sequence to represent the inferred CDS: inserted 1 base in 1 codon), which produces MLGERPLNATAISSAKRERKAITLDIKLEVLRRFEVGEKLSQIAKALDLAVSTVATIRDNKEKIKASSQIATPSRASRLTRHRSAVMETMERLLRAWLDDQSQRNMPLSVAMVQEKAKSLFDDLQRERGESSQKENFSGSKGWFXRFKERPCLLHFRMNSTAPGSKDAYPEMLKSIIEEGEYTPRQVFNVDETGLYWKRMPEGTFIAMEEQAEPGFKSSKDRLVLLLGGNAAGDFKLKPLLVYHSENPKALQGYSKPNLPVIWRSNKKAWATKSIFHEWFTYFFCPAVEKYCAQNNLANKALLILDNAAYATA; this is translated from the exons ATGCTCGGGGAAAGGCCCCTAAATGCAACGGCCATCTCGAGTGCCAAAAGGGAACGGAAAGCGATTACCCTCGACATAAAATTAGAAGTGTTAAGACGATTTGAAGTGGGTGAAAAGCTCAGCCAGATCGCAAAAGCCTTAGACCTTGCAGTCTCTACGGTGGCGACAATCcgagataacaaagaaaaaatcaaagccAGTTCACAAATAGCTACTCCCTCAAGAGCCTCTCGGTTGACTCGCCATCGAAGCGCAGTCATGGAGACCATGGAGCGGCTGCTGCGTGCGTGGCTGGACGACCAGAGCCAGCGGAACATGCCCCTCAGTGTCGCCATGGTTCAGGAGAAGGCCAAAAGTTTGTTTGATGACTTACAGCGTGAACGAGGTGAAAGctctcaaaaagaaaattttagtggAAGTAAAGGGTGGT GGAGATTCAAGGAGCGCCCTTGTTTGCTCCACTTCCGGATGAACAGCACGGCTCCTGGCAGCAAGGACGCGTACCCAGAAATGCTGAAAAGCATCATCGAGGAAGGTGAGTACACCCCCCGGCAGGTTTTCAATGTAGATGAGACAGGGCTTTATTGGAAGAGAATGCCTGAAGGAACGTTTATTGCCATGGAAGAACAAGCTGAGCCAGGGTTTAAATCTTCCAAAGATCGCTTGGTGCTGCTTCTTGGTGGCAACGCAGCTGGGGACTTCAAGTTGAAGCCCTTATTGGTGTACCACTCAGAAAACCCCAAGGCTCTACAGGGGTACTCCAAGCCCAATTTACCTGTGATTTGGCGCTCAAACAAGAAGGCCTGGGCAACCAAGAGCATTTTTCATGAATGGTTCACATACTTTTTTTGCCCTGCTGTTGAAAAATACTGTGCCCAAAATAACCTGGCCAACAAAGCATTGCTCATCTTAGACAACGCAGCATATGCCACCGCGTAA